In the genome of Luteitalea pratensis, the window GCATGCACGCCAGGACGACGTTGCGACGCGGCTGTCGCAGCAGATCGACCGGCTCACATCCTCGACGTATGACCCGCCGCGGTTCGGTCCTGCGCGCTGGGTGCCCGGACGAGATGCGTACACGATTGCGGAGTCGGCGGCCCCGCCAGGGACCGGCATGGACATCGTCAGATACGACGCGGCATCGGGAGCGCGCGAGGTGATCGTAGCCGCGAGCATCCTGACCCCGCCTGGTGCCAAGGGCGGGCTCGACATCGACGACTACACATGGTCGCCCGACGGCCGGTTCTTGCTGATCTTCACCAACACGCGCAAGGTCTGGCGCGACAACACGCGCGGTGACTACTGGGTGGTGGACCTCGAACCCGCAAGTCATGCGCGTCACCCATCACCAGAGACGGCGCCGCGGCTCAGCAAGCTCGGGGGCGACGGGCCCGAAGCCTCGCTGCTGTTTGCCAAGTTCTCGCCCGACTCCACACGCGTGGCGTACGTGCGTGCCAACGACATCTACGTCGAGCGTCTCGAGGACGGACGCATCACCAGGCTGACCAGCGACGGCAGCGAGACGACGATCAACGGCACCTCCGATTGGGTCTACGAAGAAGAGCTCTTCGTGCGCGACGCCTTCCGCTGGAGTCCTGATAGCCGCGCCATCGCCTACTGGCAGTTCGACAGCACGGGCGTCGAGTTGTTCACGCTGATCAACAACACCGACACGCTGTATCCCACGCTGACCCGCATCCCATATCCGAAGGCCGGTACTCGCAACAGCGCGGTGCGAGTCGGGGTCATCAGTGCCGACGGCAGCGCGACGACGTGGATGCAGGTGCCTGGCGATCCGCGAGAGCACTACATTGCCCGTGTGAGCTGGATCGACGCCGACACCCTGGCCATCCAGCAACTGAACCGCCTGCAGAGCCGCAACGATCTGCTGCGCGCGGACGCGCGGACAGGCGTGACGGGCCTGCTGTTTCGTGACCAGTCCACGACCTGGGTCGACATCGTGGAAGACGTGCGCTGGATCGATGGCAACCGCGCCTTCGTCGTGGTGAGCGAACGCGACGGTTGGCGGCACGTGTATCGGGTGGCGCGTGATGGCGCCGAGCCCCGTCTGCTGACGAGGTTCGACGCGGACATTCTGGGGGTGGCAGGGATCGACGAAGCCGCGGGATGGCTCTACGTCACAGCTTCGCCCGACAATCCCACGCAGGCATATCTGTACCGTGCGCGACTCGACGGAACGGGGATCCCCGAGCGGGTCACGCCCGCATCGATGCGCGGGACGCATTCGTACGTGCTGTCGCCCGACGGCACGCTGGCCTTCCACACCGCGTCGCGTGTTGACATCCCTCCCGTGGTGGACATCGTGACTCTGCCGGCACATCGCTCGCTGCAGACGCTGACGGATACATCGGCGCTGACCGCCAAGCTCGCGCCGATCGTCGCCACACCGACCGAGTTCCTGACCGTCGACATCGGTGGAGGCGTGTCGCTGGATGGCTGGCTCCTCCGTCCTTCGAACTTCGATACGTCGAAGCGGTATCCGGTGATTGTCTTTGTGTATGGCGAGCCCTGGGGCCAGACCGTCGCCGATCGCTGGGGCGGCCCGCACCTGTTCCACCGTGCGCTGGCGGATGCCGGCTACCTCGTCGCGTCGTTCGACAACAGCGGGACGGCGACCCCGAGGGGCACCGCCTGGCGCAAGGTCATCTACGGCACGATGGGGGAGCTGTCGTCGAAAGAACAGGCCGCGGCAGTGCGGGCCCTCGCCGCAGCGCGCCCGTACGTGGATCTCTCCCGGGTCGGCATCTGGGGCTGGAGCGGTGGCGGGTCCAACACGCTGAACGCGATGTTTCGGTATCCGGATATCTTCCACGTCGGGGTCGCGGTCGCGCCAATGCCCGACCAGCGCCTGTACGACACCATCTACCAGGAGCGTTATATGGGGACGCCCCAGGGCAACCCCGAGGGGTACCGGGTGGGATCGCCCATCAACTTTGCCGACGGACTCAAGGGGCGCCTGCTGATCGTTCACGGCTCGGGCGATGACAACGTGCACTATCAGGCCACTGAACGCCTCGTCAACCGGCTCGTCGAACTCGGTAAACGCTTCGACATGATGGTGTATCCCAACCGCACGCATGCCATGAGGGAAGGCGCTGGCACGTTTGCTCACCTGCATCAGCTGATTGCGCGCTATTTCCTCGACCACCTGCCACCGGGCGGGAAGTAAGCAGCAATTTGAAATTTGAAGCTGATGCGTCCGGTGCCCGGTACCCGGTGCCCGGTACCCGGTACCCGGCATAATCGATCCATGACCATCGGATTCATCGGCGCAGGACACATCGGCAGCGTTGTCGCGCGTGCGGCGATTGCGGCCGGACATTCGGTCGTGCTCAGCAACTCTCGCGGACCCGAGACGTTGGCCGACCTGGTCACGCAACTCGGTCCGTCTGCGAGGGCGGCGACGCCCAGTGACGCCGCGCGAGCCGGCGCCATCGTGGTGGTGACGATTCCGCTCCGGAACATCGCAGATGTGCCGATCGAGCCACTCGCGGGCAAGGTCGTCATCGACACCAACAACTACTACCCGCAGCGCGACGGCCACATCGCCGAACTCGACGACGAGTCGACGACGACCGCAGAACTACTGCAGCGCCACCTGCCGACGTCGAAGGTGGTCAAGGCCTTCAACCACATCTACGCGGCGCAGATCACGACCGACGGCACGCCTGCGGGCACGCCGAACCGTCGTGCGCTGGTGATTGCGGGAGACGATGCGGCGGCGAAGGCGACGGTGACGCAACTGCTCGACCAGTTCGGGTATGACACGGTGGATGCCGGCCCGCTGGCCGAAGGATGGCGCATCCAGCGCGACACGCCCGGGTACGGCCCGCGGCGCAACGCCAAGGAACTCCGCGCGGATCTCGCAGCCGCGAAGCGGTATCGCGATATGTGACCGGTCACCGGGAACCGGGAATCGGGAACCGGGAACCGGGAATCGGGAATCGGGAATCGGGACCGATCGAGAAAAACCGGTGTAGCCGTCGAGCTTGCTCGACGGTCAGCTCGCCGCGGCTTACCGTCCAGCGTCCAGCGTCCAGCGTCCGGCGTTGTCCACGTAGCTCAGGCAAGTGCTTGAGACCTGAGTCCTGAGTCCTGAGACCTGAGTCGCGCCGTCGAGCTTGCTCGACGGGCGACGAGACCGCGGATCGGGTGTCAGCCGACGAGCATCGGCATCGCCCAGAGGACACCCACGACGAGCGAGAGCACGCCCGCCGACAACTGGAGCCACGCCTGCAGGTGCGGGCGGGAGGCGATGCGCGAGAGCTGCCAACCCGCAAGCCCGGAGACCGCCGTCATCGCGGCCACTGACCCCAAACCGAAGAGCGCGACGAATACGAGGCGGGCTGGCAGCGAGGTGAATGCCCCCATCGCGAGCGCGGCGAGCGCGCCGCTGCCCGCGAGTCCATGTACGACGCCAACCAGGTATGCGCGCGGCGACAGGGCCCATGTGCCGACATGCAGGTGATGTCCCTGCGCCGGATGGTGATGGGCCGTGTGCCCGTGCCTGTGCCAGGCGTCGCGTCCGCGGCGCATGTCGGCAATGCCACGTCGCACGGCCCGGGCGCCCAGCCCGATCAGCATCAGCGCGACGAAGAACTCGAGGGCACGCATCGTCGACGATGAGAGTTCCGCACGCAGCCCGCCGAGCACCACGCCAGCCGCGAGCAGCGCCGACGTGTGTCCGAGCCCCCACCATGCCCCGAGCCATGCCGTGCGGCGGCTGCCGTGACCCTCTGCGACGAGGGTCGACATCGCGGCCACGTGATCGGGCTCGCAGGCGTGTCGCATGCCGGTGACGAGACCGAGCACGCACGTGATGACGACAGTGTCAGCGGTCAATCAGGGCCATCCGTAATCGAAGGCTCAGGTCTGAGGTCTCAGGTCTGAGGTCTCAGGTCTCAGGTCTCAGGTCTCAGGTCTCAGGTCTCAGGCTCAAGCTCAGGGCTCAGGGTAACCTGGGGCTTGAGACTTGAGACCTGAGACTTGAGGCGGAAGATTGAGCCAGTCTCACACACGCGGCGCGTTGCGCGCGTCTGACATACATGGAAAACGCCGAACGCCTAACGCCGAACGCTGAACGGCAAGCCCAAGGCCCAAAGCGGCCGCGGCTCAACCTGACCGTCGACCTGACTTGTCCGCCGTAGACTTGGCGAAGGTGGATGGTCGACGGCACCACTGTCAGGGGAGAACGTAGGCGTCGAGCTTGCTCGACGCGACTCCGGACTCCCGGTTCCCGATTCCCGGTACCCGGTACCCGGCACCCGTTGCCCGGTACCCGGTACCCGGTGCCCGTCAGCCATCCCGCGGTGCGCGTACGACGCGCTCGGTGCGTGCGGAGCGTTCGTCCGACCACGCCCGGAACGTCAGCGTCGCCGCGCCGAGTTCGACCACGTCGCCGTCGGCCAGGATGCGCGGCTCGGCGATCCGCTCACCGGCCACGAATGTCCCGTTGCTCGACTCGAGGTCGGCGATGGTCGTCTTGTCGGTGCCGACGTCCACACAGGCGTGCCGCCGCGATACCCCAGAAGCCTCCACCCAGACATCACACCGCGGATCGCGCCCGACGACGTTCTCGCCGGCCGCGAGCGGGAAGGCGTGGTCGTTCCGCACCAGCCAACAGAGGCGCTCCTCGGTGCGCGTCTCCGGCCGCACGGCCGCGAGGGTCTGCGCCGGTCCGCTGAACGCATAGCCAACGCGGTGCACCGTGCGGACGAAGCTGGCCTGGCGCGAGTCGTCGCCGAGCACCTGGCGAATCTCGGCGATCACCACGCTCAGGTTGGCCTCGCCCACGAACGTGTCCTGCCAGACGTGGTCGTGGATCTCGCGCTTGCTCACCACCGTCGGACGACGATCGAGCAGCAGCGCGAGCAGGTCGAATGCCTTGGGCGAGAGGTGCACGCGGGCGCCCGCGTCGAGCAGTTCGCGCGTCTCGGTGTCGAACGTGAAGCGGCCGAAGGCAACCCTCATGAACGCTCTGCGAATCCTTGGAAATCCCTTGGGACTTCGTGACGGGGTCCGGTGCATAGTACCCGACGACAGCGGAGGTAGACGGCGGAATGACAGCGGGGAAGGCTCCAAGCGGTCGGGAGATCTGGAAGGCGGTTCGCGAGGAACTCGTGCTGAACCTGTACGCGCTGCCGTTCAGCACGATTGCGCCGACCGTGTACCACGTCTACCTGCATCCGGAGGACTTCGACGCCATCGAAGGCATCTCGGGCACGCTGACCGAGCAGATCCGGCAGGCCCTCACCGAAGAGGTCACTCGCCTCAACCGCGACATGGGCGGTCGCGTGAAGACCATCATGGCGCGCCTGCTCGAGCGTGATCGGCTTGCTCCGGTCGAAATCCCGCCCGGCGGCTGGGAGGTGAACCTGCGCCGCGATCCCGATGGCGAACTCGCCCGCGGCCAACTCGGGATCGTCTCGACACTCGCCATGCCCGCGCCAGTCGAGTACGGCGGCACCCCCACCACACGCATCGTCCGCAGCATCGTCGGCGCGTCTGGCCGGGCGGCAACGGTGAGCCACGTGCCGCAGCAGGCTGGGTCTGCCGTGCCGGGGGCCGCGATGCCATCTGATGGCGGCGTGCGCGAGACGGAGGGCCGCTCGAGCCCCGACCGCGCCCGCCTCACGTACTCGGACGACCAGGGTGCGCACACGTTCATGATGCGCAAGGACACCGTGTCCATCGGCCGCGGCGGGAGTGCCGTGTGGGTGGACGTGCAGGTGATCACGACCGCACGCGTCTCACGCGAGCACGTCCGGATTCGTGGCGACGCCTCCGGCGGGTTCTTCGTGCAGGACGTCAGCCTGTGGGGTACCACCGTCGACGGCGCCCCGATCCCGCCTGCGGTGAAGGGACCCGAGGGCGTGGCGCAGCCAGGCCCCGAGCAGCCGCTCCCGGCCCGTGCCCGCATCGGCCTTGCCGACGCGATCACGATCGACTTCGAGGCCCTGGGCGCGCCATGACCTGGCTGCACATTCTCTTCCTTGTCGCCCTGCTGTCGGCCGTGGCTTGGATTGGCTGGCTTGCCTGGATGTTCGATCGTGGCTGACAGCGCGACCATTCCCGTGCTGCTCTCGGCTGCACTCTCCGACCCGGGACGCGTCCGTACGAACAACGAGGACCTGCCCATCCTCGATGCCGAGCGCGGCGTCTTCGGCGTGATTGACGGCGTCGGCGGACACGCGGCCGGCGAACTCGCCGCCGCCATCGCCCGCGACGTGATCCTGCAGCGCCTGGCGCGTCCGCTTGGCACGCCCGCGGAACGTGTGCGCGAGGCGATCGCCATCGCCAACAACGAGATCTTCCGTCGCGCTGCCAGCGAGCCCACGCTCGCCGGCATGACGTGCGTCGTCACGCTGGCGGTCGTGAGCGACGGGCGCGTCACGGTTGGCCACGTCGGCGACAGCCGGCTCTACAAGCTGCGTCCGTCGGGGGTGTGCAAGCTCACGCACGACCACTCACCGGTGGGCGAGCGCGAGGATGCGCACGAGATCGGCGAGATCGAGGCCATGCATCACCCGCGGCGGCACGAGGTCTTTCGTGACGTCGGCAGTGCGCTGCGCGACAAGGACGAACCTGACTACGTCGAGGTGATCGACGACACGCTCGAAGACGACGCGGCGATCCTGGTGTGCAGCGACGGGCTGACCGACATGATCCCGTCGGCGACGATCGAGCGCGTGGTGCGCCTGCACGCGGGTGATGCGGGGGCGGTGACGACGGCACTCGTGGCTGCGGCCAACGAGGCGGGCGGTCGAGACAACGTCACGGTGGTCTACGCCGAGTCCCCGGGGTTCGCCGCCGCGTTCAAGGCCGGCACGCCCGCCATACCCGTGAGTGATGTGGCCCCAGCGGCTGATGCTGCGGGCGGGGGCACGGCTGGCCGATCGCTCGGCGCACGCCTGCTGGCCGGCCGCACCACATGGTTCATCGTCGGAGCCGTCCTCGGGGTGCTCGGCGCGCTCCTCCTCGCCTGGCGACTCTCCACGGAGGTGCCCGTGGGCGGACGCACCATCGTTGCCGCGCCCCAGGCGTCGGAGACGGTCGGCACGCTGGCCGCGGCTGTGCAGACCGCCCACGCAGGCGACGTCATCCGCCTCGAGCCCGGCACGTATGCCGAGTCGATCGTCGTCCCCGAGGGCGTGTCGCTCCGAGCCCGCGTGCCTGGCAGCGCGGTGTTCGTCCGGCCGCCGGGCGCGACCGGCGAGTGGGTCGCCCTCGTCGCGCCGGGAGACGGCGGCGCCATCTCCGGCCTCCGGATCACCTCGACCGCGGAGGCGCCGGTGCAGGTGGGCGTGCGAGTCGACGGGCAGGGACGATCGATCGAGTTGTTGCAGGTCGATGGCCCCGTCACGGCAGGCGTGGACATGCTCGAGGACGCCTCGGCGACGCTGCAGGGCAGTCATTTCGCGGTCGCCGGTCCGGCCATCGTGCTGGCGGCGCGAAGCCAACTCGACGCCACCGGCAATGTCTTCGTGGCGCCCGCAGGGAGCAGCCCCGTCGTGCCCGCGCTGTCTCGCCGCGCCGCCGCCGTGGCAGCGAGCCGCACCGCACAGCCGGTGGCCCCGAGCATCTTCGCCATGCGCCTCGAAGACGGCGCCCGCGTCGTCCTCAATCGCAACATCTTTGCCGGCTTCGGCCCGACGCCGATCAAGGGCCTGACCGATGCCGAGCGGGAACCCATGCGTACCGCCAACGTCGTCGTGTCTCCGGACCTTTCCACCCGCTGACAGGCTGGAGACCACGAATGTCCTGGCAGGTCGCAGGTTACGAAACGGATGCAGACAAGCCCTTCGACCAGGGCAGCTTCGGCACCGTGTGGCATGCGCGGCGATTGAGCGACGGCACGCGCGTCGCGCTCAAGCTGGTGTTGCGCGACCACGCGGCCGACGCCGTCGAGCGCATCGAGGCCGAGCGACGCGGCGCAATGCTGCAGCGCAGTTTCCACGATGCGCACGGGATGGTCCCGGCGGTCCATGACGTCGGCTACGACCTGGATGGTGACCTGTATATCGCCATGGAGTTGATCCAGGGTGGGTCGCTCTCGGATTTGATCGCGACTGGCGCACTCGAGTCACGTGCGGCTGCCGATCGCGCGACGGCGATCTGCAGCTTCCTGGAGAAGGCGCACAGTTTCTCGACGACGATCGAAGGCGAGCGGTACGACCGGCTGGTCCACGCGGACCTGAAGCCGGGACACATCTTCGTGCGCGACACCGGCAACGTCATCGTCCTCGACTTCGGCATCGCCAAGGCACTCGACAAGTCCAAGCCGCTCACCACCAACAACTGGGGCACCTCCGCGTACATGTCGCCGGAGCGCCTGCTCGACGGACGCGTCGACGAGCACGTCGACTTCTGGTCGCTCGGTGTGATGCTGTACGAGATGCTGGCGGGCCATCGCCCGTACCGCGCCCTGCAGGCGCCATCGCTCAAGAGCCAGCTCGAACGCGCCATTCGCGGCAATGCGCCGCGCGAGCCGTTGCCGGAAACGGTGCCGGCGCCGCTGGTGGCCATCGTCAACAAGCTGCTCGCCTATCAGCCGGACCGGCGGTACCCGAGTGCAGGGACGGTACGAGCCGATCTGGCCTTGTTCCTCGGCGGCGGGCGGCCTATCGCCCTCGCCGAATACGACACGCCGGCAACCACCCGCGTCGACGCGCCGCGCGACGTGGACGACGAGGAAGCGCCTGCCTACGCTTCTGTGGCCTACGGTGCCGAAACGGAGCGTCGTCCCCAGGATCTCGCGCTTGCCGTGACGGGCGCCGTGCCGTCCACCGATCCGCTGCCGCTCATGCCGCCAGCCCTGCCAGGCGGCATGGCCGCAGACGTCCCAACCACGGCTATCGACGTACCGGTCGAAGGGGGTACGGCGGCCCGTATCGCGACGGCCTCGTCTCCGGTACCGCGGCCCCGACGCACGCGTCGGCTATTGTCAGCGGCGGCGGCATTGCTTGCCTTGTACGTCGGCACGTCCGAGGCAGTGGCGTGGATCGGCGCGGAACGCTTCCGTGACGTCGTCAGCACGATCGACGGTCCTGCGCTTGCGACCGCCGAAGACAGCTACGACCGCGTCGCGTCCACCGGTCCGTTGGACCTGGCGCTGCGCTGGCGAGTCGATGGCCGCCTTCAGTCGCACCTGGTCGGCCTCGCCAACCGGGTGATCGAGGACTACCGTCACGAGCAGCCGTCGCTGTCGCTGTCGGACTGGAAGCAGGCGCAGGAGGCGCTGCGCTGGAGCCTGCGTCTGGCGCCTGGCGATCGCGAGGCCCGGGCACGCCTGCAGACGTGCGAAGCGCACATCCTGCGGATCTCCACGAAACCTGGCCGTTCCGATACGACGCAAGCCACGTATCGCCGGGCCATCGATCGTTTTCGGGACGCCGCGCGACTCGATCCCGGATCGTACGACCCATACCTCGGTATCACGCGTATCGCCGTGTACAACCTCGTGCCGGCCGACGTGGAACTTGCGTCGCAGGCGATGGCGGATGCCGAGAAGCGCGGCTACTCACCGGGCCGTCGCGAACGCGCGCTGCTCGGCGACGGGCACATGCGTCGTGGCGAGGTACTGCGTCACGAGGCACGCAACGTCTCTGGCACTCAGCGCACGCACGCGCTCGAGCAGGCCCGCGACAGCTTCCAGGCGTGCATCGAGGCGTTCGAGCCCATCCTGGGGTTCGCCAACGCTGCCAGGAACATCGAGACCTGCAAGGCCCAGGTGGCGCTCGTCGAGAAGGAAATCGAGAATGCGCAGGCCAAGGAGAGCGAGTCCTGATGCGCATCATCGACACTGCAGGCGCGCGCGCCGCCACGGCACGTCCACGTTCGGCCACCGCGAGGCGCACGGCAAACGTCGAGGCGCTTGGACTCGTCGCCGCCTCCATCGTCATGGTGTTCGGGCTCGGCCTGACGACGTGGGCACGCCTCGGCGCGAGTGCTGCCGTCGGCGCGGGACGCACCGTGCATCTGCGCACGCTCAACTCCGCTGCCGACCTCCTTCCCGTACTGACGATGGTGACGGGCGAGGCCGAACGCCAGGCCATCGCCGAGCGCGTCTACCGCCGCGCCACCGATGTCACCGTGCCGATCGACCACGTCGGGGCGTTGGCCGGGATCGACTTGTCCGAGGCCGAACTCAAGGCAGACCGGAGACTCACCCGGGCCCGGGCGCGGCTGGCAGGCAGGGCCGGGACCGGGGCAGTGCGGCTTCTCACCGCCGCGGACCTGGCCGCGTTGAAGACACACGTAATCGTCCGCACACCGCGTGAGTACGTCTCGCGTCTCGGCAGGTCGATGGCCGCATTTTTTGCCCTCTTCTGGATCGCCCACCTCGTCCGCCGGTGGCGCGGTGCCGACGACGATCCCGCGTTGCTGCCGATCCTGCTGATGCTCTGCGGCCTCGGCTTCATGAGCATGATTGCGTTGCGCGATCCGCTGCGAGACGGGCTCATCGCGTCGACCTTCGTCAGTGGCGTCTGCGCCGGCCTCGTCCTGCTCCTGATCGCGTCCGAGATCGATTACGAATCGTCCGCTCTCCGCCGGTCTGTGCTCCTGCCACTGGGCGCGGCGCTTGCACTTGCGGCGCTCCTGCTCGTCTTCGGGTCCGGGCCAGGCAGCAGCGGGGTCAAGGTGAACCTGTTCGGCGGACAGCCGGTGGAAGTCATCCGGCTGCTGGTGGTGTTTGCCATTGCAGGGGCGCTCGCGCGGAGGTTCGAGCTGCTCCGCGAGCTCTCCGAACCAGCCACCGCAGCGCGTCCATGGCTTGGGCTCGTCGGTCTGCCTCGTTGGCGCGACGTGCGGCCCGTCGTGGCGAGCATGGCGCTGGTGCTCGCGTTCTTCTTCCTCCAGAAGGACCTCGGCCCGGCGCTCGTGCTTTCGTGTGTCGTGATCGCCCTCTATGCGATCGCGCGCGGTCGGCTCGCGTTCGTGTTCGTGGGATTCGGAATGCTCGCCGCCGGCTTCGCGGTGGCATACGCGATTGGATTCCCTCCGACAGTGGGCCAGCGCGTCAGCATCTGGGCCGATCCCTGGAACAACGGCGTGCCCGGTGGCAACCAGATCGCGCACGGCCTGTGGGGAATGGCAACGGGCGCGGCGTGGGGGAGCGGTCCGGGACTTGGCAGCCCGCAGTCGATTCCGGAGGGCCACACCGACTTCGTGCTCGCGGTGCTCGGCGAACAGCTTGGTTTTGTCGGCGTGCTGGCTGTCCTGGCGCTGTACGCGCTGCTGGCGTGGCGGTGCCTGCGCGTCTCGCTGCGCGCGCCGGGCGACTACAGCGCCCTGCTCGGCATCGGCGTGACCCTGGCGTTGGTCGTGCAGGCATTCGTGATTGGCGGCGGGTTGCTTGGCGTGCTGCCCCTCACCGGCGTGGTGACGCCCTTTCTCAGCTACGGGCGCTCGTCGATGCTGGCCAACTGCCTGGCCACCGGCGTGGTGATGGCGGTGGGACGGCGGCGCGGGCCGGTGCGTCTGCACCTCCAGCAGCCGGTGCGGGTGCTGGCCACGATCCTGGCGGTGCTCGGCGGCGTGATCGCCTCTCGGGCGGCGTGGGTGCAGGTCGTCGAGGCCGATACGCTGGCGACGGCGGCGAGTCTCAGCGAACAGGGCGATGGCGGCTATCGCTTCGAGTACAACCCGCGACTCGTCGCCGCGGCGCGCACGATCGATCGCGGCACGATCTCCGATCGCCATGGCGTCGTCCTCGCCACCAGCCTGCCCGGGGAGACTGCAGGCATCGACGCGGCGTTTACCAGGGCGGGGCTTGTTCGAGAACGCACCTGTGCGCCGGACGAGCCACGGTGCTACCCGCTGGGGGGCATCACGTTCAGCGTGCTGGGCGACTGGGCCGGGCAGGTGAACTGGGGCGCGCGCAACGCGTCGTACGTGGAGCGTGAACGCGATGCGCGGCTCAAGGGATTCGACGATCGACAGCGGGTTGTCGACGTCGTGCATCCCCAGACAGGCGTGCACGGCAGGACCATCCGGCGCGACTACTCGGCGCTGCTGCCCCTGGTCCGCCATGGTGCCGCATCGACGCGCCCAGAGGTGGCGCTCCTGCTCGGACGTCCGCGCGACGTGCGCGTGACCCTGGATGCGCGTCTGCAGCAGCGCGTGGCGCGGGCCTTGCGCACCGGCATGGAGCGCGGCGCGCACACACGCGGCGCGGCCGTCGTGCTCGACGTCGAGACCGGCGACGTGCTCGCATCGGTGAGCTATCCATGGCCGTCCGG includes:
- a CDS encoding S9 family peptidase, whose product is MRKRIRGPVPAATLALVLLAGAAAHARQDDVATRLSQQIDRLTSSTYDPPRFGPARWVPGRDAYTIAESAAPPGTGMDIVRYDAASGAREVIVAASILTPPGAKGGLDIDDYTWSPDGRFLLIFTNTRKVWRDNTRGDYWVVDLEPASHARHPSPETAPRLSKLGGDGPEASLLFAKFSPDSTRVAYVRANDIYVERLEDGRITRLTSDGSETTINGTSDWVYEEELFVRDAFRWSPDSRAIAYWQFDSTGVELFTLINNTDTLYPTLTRIPYPKAGTRNSAVRVGVISADGSATTWMQVPGDPREHYIARVSWIDADTLAIQQLNRLQSRNDLLRADARTGVTGLLFRDQSTTWVDIVEDVRWIDGNRAFVVVSERDGWRHVYRVARDGAEPRLLTRFDADILGVAGIDEAAGWLYVTASPDNPTQAYLYRARLDGTGIPERVTPASMRGTHSYVLSPDGTLAFHTASRVDIPPVVDIVTLPAHRSLQTLTDTSALTAKLAPIVATPTEFLTVDIGGGVSLDGWLLRPSNFDTSKRYPVIVFVYGEPWGQTVADRWGGPHLFHRALADAGYLVASFDNSGTATPRGTAWRKVIYGTMGELSSKEQAAAVRALAAARPYVDLSRVGIWGWSGGGSNTLNAMFRYPDIFHVGVAVAPMPDQRLYDTIYQERYMGTPQGNPEGYRVGSPINFADGLKGRLLIVHGSGDDNVHYQATERLVNRLVELGKRFDMMVYPNRTHAMREGAGTFAHLHQLIARYFLDHLPPGGK
- a CDS encoding NADPH-dependent F420 reductase, giving the protein MTIGFIGAGHIGSVVARAAIAAGHSVVLSNSRGPETLADLVTQLGPSARAATPSDAARAGAIVVVTIPLRNIADVPIEPLAGKVVIDTNNYYPQRDGHIAELDDESTTTAELLQRHLPTSKVVKAFNHIYAAQITTDGTPAGTPNRRALVIAGDDAAAKATVTQLLDQFGYDTVDAGPLAEGWRIQRDTPGYGPRRNAKELRADLAAAKRYRDM
- a CDS encoding high frequency lysogenization protein HflD yields the protein MTADTVVITCVLGLVTGMRHACEPDHVAAMSTLVAEGHGSRRTAWLGAWWGLGHTSALLAAGVVLGGLRAELSSSTMRALEFFVALMLIGLGARAVRRGIADMRRGRDAWHRHGHTAHHHPAQGHHLHVGTWALSPRAYLVGVVHGLAGSGALAALAMGAFTSLPARLVFVALFGLGSVAAMTAVSGLAGWQLSRIASRPHLQAWLQLSAGVLSLVVGVLWAMPMLVG
- a CDS encoding FHA domain-containing protein is translated as MRVAFGRFTFDTETRELLDAGARVHLSPKAFDLLALLLDRRPTVVSKREIHDHVWQDTFVGEANLSVVIAEIRQVLGDDSRQASFVRTVHRVGYAFSGPAQTLAAVRPETRTEERLCWLVRNDHAFPLAAGENVVGRDPRCDVWVEASGVSRRHACVDVGTDKTTIADLESSNGTFVAGERIAEPRILADGDVVELGAATLTFRAWSDERSARTERVVRAPRDG
- a CDS encoding FhaA domain-containing protein; its protein translation is MTAGKAPSGREIWKAVREELVLNLYALPFSTIAPTVYHVYLHPEDFDAIEGISGTLTEQIRQALTEEVTRLNRDMGGRVKTIMARLLERDRLAPVEIPPGGWEVNLRRDPDGELARGQLGIVSTLAMPAPVEYGGTPTTRIVRSIVGASGRAATVSHVPQQAGSAVPGAAMPSDGGVRETEGRSSPDRARLTYSDDQGAHTFMMRKDTVSIGRGGSAVWVDVQVITTARVSREHVRIRGDASGGFFVQDVSLWGTTVDGAPIPPAVKGPEGVAQPGPEQPLPARARIGLADAITIDFEALGAP
- a CDS encoding protein phosphatase 2C domain-containing protein, producing the protein MADSATIPVLLSAALSDPGRVRTNNEDLPILDAERGVFGVIDGVGGHAAGELAAAIARDVILQRLARPLGTPAERVREAIAIANNEIFRRAASEPTLAGMTCVVTLAVVSDGRVTVGHVGDSRLYKLRPSGVCKLTHDHSPVGEREDAHEIGEIEAMHHPRRHEVFRDVGSALRDKDEPDYVEVIDDTLEDDAAILVCSDGLTDMIPSATIERVVRLHAGDAGAVTTALVAAANEAGGRDNVTVVYAESPGFAAAFKAGTPAIPVSDVAPAADAAGGGTAGRSLGARLLAGRTTWFIVGAVLGVLGALLLAWRLSTEVPVGGRTIVAAPQASETVGTLAAAVQTAHAGDVIRLEPGTYAESIVVPEGVSLRARVPGSAVFVRPPGATGEWVALVAPGDGGAISGLRITSTAEAPVQVGVRVDGQGRSIELLQVDGPVTAGVDMLEDASATLQGSHFAVAGPAIVLAARSQLDATGNVFVAPAGSSPVVPALSRRAAAVAASRTAQPVAPSIFAMRLEDGARVVLNRNIFAGFGPTPIKGLTDAEREPMRTANVVVSPDLSTR
- a CDS encoding serine/threonine-protein kinase, yielding MSWQVAGYETDADKPFDQGSFGTVWHARRLSDGTRVALKLVLRDHAADAVERIEAERRGAMLQRSFHDAHGMVPAVHDVGYDLDGDLYIAMELIQGGSLSDLIATGALESRAAADRATAICSFLEKAHSFSTTIEGERYDRLVHADLKPGHIFVRDTGNVIVLDFGIAKALDKSKPLTTNNWGTSAYMSPERLLDGRVDEHVDFWSLGVMLYEMLAGHRPYRALQAPSLKSQLERAIRGNAPREPLPETVPAPLVAIVNKLLAYQPDRRYPSAGTVRADLALFLGGGRPIALAEYDTPATTRVDAPRDVDDEEAPAYASVAYGAETERRPQDLALAVTGAVPSTDPLPLMPPALPGGMAADVPTTAIDVPVEGGTAARIATASSPVPRPRRTRRLLSAAAALLALYVGTSEAVAWIGAERFRDVVSTIDGPALATAEDSYDRVASTGPLDLALRWRVDGRLQSHLVGLANRVIEDYRHEQPSLSLSDWKQAQEALRWSLRLAPGDREARARLQTCEAHILRISTKPGRSDTTQATYRRAIDRFRDAARLDPGSYDPYLGITRIAVYNLVPADVELASQAMADAEKRGYSPGRRERALLGDGHMRRGEVLRHEARNVSGTQRTHALEQARDSFQACIEAFEPILGFANAARNIETCKAQVALVEKEIENAQAKESES